In Aegilops tauschii subsp. strangulata cultivar AL8/78 chromosome 3, Aet v6.0, whole genome shotgun sequence, one genomic interval encodes:
- the LOC141042611 gene encoding uncharacterized protein, translating to MNDQGWVTEHEAKEKIFHEHFTHAMRRGDRSTKDFNWEELNLEKHEFQGLDYPFTEKEVIEAINDMLSDKAPGPDGFTGAFFKKCWDTIRHDFMRAIDRFDSLHSTNLHWLNSANIVLLPKKEGLERVVDYRPISLIHTFAKIIAKVLSIRLAPHMSTLISNAQSAFMKTRRIHDNFMYVRNLAQRLHKCKTPSLLFKLDICKAFDSVRWEYLLDLLERRGFPSKFRDWIAALWCSSSSRVLLNGVAGTPIKHGCGLRQGDPISPLLFVISIDPLQRILDVATRNGMLHKIRGRGAMVRTSLYADDAAVFMAPIKRDIDNLTAILRGFGEVTGLCTNFLASKMTTYKGQNITTIGRAALVKSVLASQVVYFITPLVIPPSILRTIDKLERAFLWAGSDRTTRAKCKVNWETEPSKLWVGHGNPCDAEDLNFFYASTTITVGNGARTPFWDSPWLLGHKPKDIAPLIFEASSRKNWKVREALRNNAWILRIKPPSTVVSAEHIRQLFSLWMLLEEVQLDELTDDDISWKHSASGQYTAASAYKAQFLGLVLRPMDQTVWKAWAPPKVKFFAWLALQEIIWTAGRLAKRGWPNCGPCPLCKGVQECGPHLLFKCRYSLRLWRLVIQRFGIDDMDTTSWHLMDSVESWWVSTCDVGTTDRKAKASITMLVSWVIWNERNARVFRHKSDAPPILLNSIMAEASLWVTAGAKKLGSFILRE from the exons ATGAATGATCAGGGATGGGTGACCGAGCACGAAGCAAAGGAGAAGATATTCCATGAGCACTTCACGCATGCAATGAGAAGAGGGGATAGGAGTACCAAGGACTTCAATTGGGAGGAGCTTAACTTGGAGAAGCATGAGTTTCAAGGGCTTGACTACCCCTTTACCGAGAAGGAGGTAATTGAGGCGATCAACGACATGCTTAGTGACAAGGCTCCCGGGCCGGATGGTTTCACGGGTGCTTTCTTCAAGAAGTGTTGGGACACCATTAGGCATGATTTCATGAGGGCGATCGACCGTTTCGACTCCCTCCACTCAACAAATCTGCATTGGCTCAATTCTGCAAACATTGTGCTCCTACCGAAGAAGGAAGGGCTGGAGAGGGTCGTCGACTATAGACCCATTAGCCTCATCCACACTTTTGCCAAGATAATTGCAAAAGTGCTCTCCATCAGGCTTGCCCCGCACATGTCCACTCTCATCTCCAACGCCCAGAGTGCTTTCATGAAAACGCGGCGTATCCATGATAACTTCATGTATGTCCGTAACCTTGCTCAGCGTCTTCATAAGTGCAAGACTCCTTCCCTTCTGTTCAAGCTTGATATCTGCAAGGCTTTCGACTCGGTCAGATGGGAGTATTTGCTTGATCTCCTTGAGAGGAGGGGGTTCCCAAGTAAATTTAGAGATTGGATTGCGGCTTTGTGGTGTTCCTCCTCCTCGAGGGTTCTGCTGAATGGGGTGGCCGGCACCCCCATCAAGCATGGCTGTGGGCTACGCCAAGGGGACCCCATTTCCCCTCTCctctttgtcatctctattgacCCTCTGCAACGAATCCTTGATGTGGCCACTAGGAATGGGATGCTACATAAGATCAGAGGGAGGGGTGCTATGGTACGGACATCTCTCTACGCGGACGACGCGGCAGTGTTCATGGCCCCGATCAAACGAGATATTGACAACCTCACAGCTATCCTGAGAGGCTTTGGGGAGGTCACGGGCCTTTGCACCAACTTCC TGGCAAGCAAGATGACAACATACAAGGGCCAGAACATCACCACCATTGGGCGTGCGGCTCTTGTCAAATCGGTTCTCGCGTCCCAAGTGGTCTACTTCATTACACCTCTTGTCATTCCGCCAAGCATTCTACGCACCATCGACAAGCTAGAGAGGGCGTTCCTTTGGGCCGGCTCGGACAGGACGACCAGGGCCAAGTGCAAGGTGAATTGGGAAACG GAGCCTTCCAAGCTCTGGGTGGGGCACGGGAACCCATGCGACGCCGAAGACCTCAACTTCTTCTATGCTTCTACCACCATCACTGTGGGTAATGGTGCGCGAACGCCTTTCTGGGATTCTCCTTGGCTTCTTGGTCACAAGCCCAAGGACATTGCTCCACTCATCTTCGAGGCCTCGTCACGAAAGAATTGGAAGGTGCGGGAGGCCCTCAGAAACAACGCTTGGATCCTTAGGATCAAACCTCCATCCACAGTTGTGTCCGCCGAGCATATTAGACAGTTGTTCTCCCTCTGGATGCTCCTGGAAGAGGTCCAGCTTGATGAGCTTACCGATGATGACATCTCGTGGAAGCACTCGGCCTCTGGCCAGTACACGGCGGCCTCTGCTTACAAGGCACAATTTTTGGGCCTGGTTCTTCGCCCCATGGACCAAACGGTTTGGAAGGCCTGGGCGCCACCGAAAGTGAAGTTTTTTGCTTGGCTTGCACTTCAGGAAATAATTTGGACTGCCGGCCGGTTGGCCAAGCGAGGGTGGCCAAATTGCGGTCCTTGTCCATTGTGCAAGGGCGTGCAGGAATGTGGGCCACATCTCCTCTTCAAGTGCCGCTATTCTCTGAGGCTCTGGAGGTTGGTCATTCAGAGATTCGGCATTGACGACATGGACACGACCTCATGGCACTTGATGGACTCAGTTGAGAGCTGGTGGGTGAGTACATGCGACGTCGGCACTACGGACAGGAAGGCCAAGGCGTCGATTACGATGCTCGTGTCATGGGTAATCTGGAACGAGAGAAACGCAAGAGTATTTCGGCACAAGAGCGATGCTCCGCCAATTCTGCTCAACTCCATTATGGCCGAGGCAAGCCTTTGGGTCACCGCCGGGGCAAAGAAGTTAGGGTCTTTTATTTTGCGAGAGTAA
- the LOC109739997 gene encoding uncharacterized protein, whose protein sequence is MAPLSEHQMRLTRALAKRPKTKMLTGFGVKPTAAFSKPAQLQAQALLPGAQPPRRRVRVLYEDPDATDSDTDDEEAVAAPASSKRCFELFLGKAPPAKVFAKPVTPTAAASAVAACTTSSAEGHRGVRLRKWGKWAAEIRNPFSGKREWLGTFDTADLASAAYQAASRSFIEEKRRRRGQSVAAASPARSAASTTPTSSSTTPTASSSSSTSAAPFAHPSPSSVLEATKPAAESLSPEPTPVPVMLSTTAETAQLPDDPEFYQDLLRGLQLPDIDPMDFRAGLDALDVSEASAYLDGEQDLLLGDLADEDLELDMDLDIGDDFLEMPGCDFGRGMDDFLQTVDFCV, encoded by the coding sequence aTGGCCCCGCTGAGCGAGCACCAGATGCGCCTCACGCGCGCCCTGGCCAAGAGGCCCAAGACCAAGATGCTCACCGGGTTCGGCGTCAAACCCACCGCTGCTTTCTCCAAGCCGGCGCAGCTGCAGGCGCAGGCGCTGCTGCCCGGTGCGCAGCCGCCGCGGCGGCGCGTGCGCGTCCTGTACGAGGACCCCGACGCCACCGACTCGGACACGGACGACGAGGAGGCTGTCGCCGCCCCTGCTTCGTCCAAGCGCTGCTTCGAGCTGTTCCTTGGCAAGGCCCCGCCGGCCAAGGTGTTTGCCAAGCCGGTCACTCCGACCGCCGCGGCTTCTGCCGTCGCTGCCTGCACCACCAGCAGCGCCGAGGGCCACCGTGGGGTGCGCCTCCGCAAGTGGGGCAAATGGGCGGCCGAGATCCGCAACCCGTTCTCCGGCAAGAGGGAGTGGCTTGGCACCTTCGACACTGCCGACCTGGCCTCCGCCGCCTACCAGGCCGCCTCCCGGAGCTTTATCGAGGAGAAGCGTCGCCGCCGTGGCCAGTCTGTGGCTGCGGCCTCACCTGCTCGGTCGGCTGCGTCAACAACACCGACGTCGTCTTCTACTACACCAACGGCATCTTCGTCGTCCTCCACCTCGGCTGCTCCATTCGCACACCCGTCGCCGTCCTCTGTCCTGGAGGCCACCAAGCCAGCAGCCGAGTCCCTGTCGCCTGAGCCGACCCCAGTTCCCGTCATGTTGTCCACCACGGCTGAGACTGCGCAGCTTCCTGACGACCCAGAGTTCTACCAGGACCTCCTGCGTGGTCTCCAGCTGCCGGACATCGACCCGATGGACTTCCGCGCCGGGCTTGATGCCTTGGACGTCTCCGAGGCGTCGGCTTACTTGGACGGCGAACAGGATCTGCTGCTCGGTGACCTGGCCGACGAGGACCTCGAGCTGGACATGGACCTCGACATCGGCGACGACTTCCTGGAGATGCCTGGCTGCGACTTTGGCCGGGGCATGGATGATTTCCTGCAAACCGTCGATTTCTGCGTGTGA